The genome window ATCATCCAGGCCATCCGCTCCGTGGGCGTGAAGAACCCGGTGTTCATGCTCGACGAAATGGACAAGATCGCCCAGGACGCCAAGGGCGACCCGGCCTCGGCCCTGCTGGAGATCCTCGACCCGGAGCAGAACGGCCGCTTCCTGGACCGCTACCTGGACGTGCCCTTCGACCTCTCCTCGGTGCTCTTCATCGCCACGGCCAACGGCACGGCCCGCCTGGCCGGGCCGGTGCTGGACCGCATGGAGGTGGTCTCCTTCTCGGGCTACTCCGAGGCCGAGAAGCTCCAGATCGCGGAGCGCTTCCTCGTGCCCCGGCAGCTGCGCGAGCACGGCCTGACCCAGCCCTTTCCCGCGTTCACCGCCGGGGCCTTGTCCCTGATCATCCGCGAACACACCAACGAGGCCGGGGTGCGCGGCCTGGACCGCGAGATCGGCCGGGTCTGCCGCAAGCTGGCCCGGTCCTGCCTGGAACAGGGCAAGCCCGGCTTCGAGGGCGAGATCAGCCCGGAGCTGGCGGCCTCCCTGCTGGGACCGGCGCGTTTCAGCCACGAGGCGGCCGCCGCCGCGCCGCGCGTGGGCGCGGCCACGGGCCTGGTCTGGTCCGACGCGGGCGGCGAGCTCATCTCGGTGGAGGCCTCGCGCATGCCGGGCGCGGGCCAGCTCCTGCTCACCGGCTCCCTGGGCGAGGTGCTCAAGGAGTCGGCCCAGATCGCCCTGAGCCACATCCGGGGCCGGGCCTCGGAACTGGGCGTGGACCCCGGCTTCTTCTCCGGCCAGGACATCCACATCCACATCCCGGCCGGGGCCGTGACCAAGGACGGCCCCTCCGCGGGCCTGACCATCGCCGTGGCCCTGATCTCCCTGCTCACCGGCCGGGCGGCCCACGCCGACGTGGCCCTGTCCGGCGAGATTTCGCTCTCCGGCCGCGTCCTGCGCGTGGCCGGGGTGCGCGAAAAGCTCCTGGCCGCCGTGCGCGGCGGGGTGCGGCAGGTGATCCTGCCCGCCGAGAACGCCGCCGATGTGGAGCTGCTGCGCCGGAGCACCCCGGGGCTGCCCGAAATCCTCCTC of Desulfovibrio aminophilus contains these proteins:
- a CDS encoding S16 family serine protease; this encodes MIFFRKNEEQRPEEVEGLDGLKARATAADLPEAARRAVDAELERLAKTDPAVAEYAVGSNYVDYLLALPWNLTTQDNLDLKRAEAVLDGSHAGLGQVKDRVLEYLAQRTMIARRPASILVVDDEPIARSNLRHILGREGYQVEVAANGEEALEKVRRWEFDCIVTDLKMDRMDGMTLLAEARKVAPNTKIMIVTGYATVDTAVQAMKTGAVHYLSKPIELDELRRAVKDILKDAARHYGSRSPILCFVGPPGVGKTSVGMAVAEALGRKFCRLSLAELRDEAELRGHRRTYVGALPGRIIQAIRSVGVKNPVFMLDEMDKIAQDAKGDPASALLEILDPEQNGRFLDRYLDVPFDLSSVLFIATANGTARLAGPVLDRMEVVSFSGYSEAEKLQIAERFLVPRQLREHGLTQPFPAFTAGALSLIIREHTNEAGVRGLDREIGRVCRKLARSCLEQGKPGFEGEISPELAASLLGPARFSHEAAAAAPRVGAATGLVWSDAGGELISVEASRMPGAGQLLLTGSLGEVLKESAQIALSHIRGRASELGVDPGFFSGQDIHIHIPAGAVTKDGPSAGLTIAVALISLLTGRAAHADVALSGEISLSGRVLRVAGVREKLLAAVRGGVRQVILPAENAADVELLRRSTPGLPEILLARDIGEALSSALEQGASA